One Natrinema longum genomic window carries:
- a CDS encoding PAS domain S-box protein has translation MSTNTGPNARVVVVGADTEIGLERALEGDGVTTERVRTIAACLESLATADCVVIEGAPPDVGPVDCCRAIREQCPAIPIVIVPEDGSEALAGAVVAAGADGYVPRSQVSDTLRSRLDAVLETQAATDQPRHAGPEGVVTDTTPMTSVAEPSNRLTALVEQSPLAIVEWTPAEFAVRNWNPAATELFGYTAAEAIGESALELLVPADERRAVREELRSLVDGGLTDPSWRESCNVRKDDTTVTCEWFDIPLGADGEIEGVLSFGRNVTTDRKRANALEALQETTQKLLRAESAEEIGDIVLTATEDVIDRSFAGIRLYDEESETLEATRITSTLEEYTDSIPSVGPGETVFWEAYSNQEPTIVENVPMDRVPYDIGAEIGTALFQPLGDHGLFTVAAPGDDTLDDTEIHLIHVLARTAEAALDRAARERELERTKTVVETVGDYVYQLDLDGRFVTINDTTMGEIDYDRDDLLGEHVSKLLTDESVDRGQRHIQALIDGERRIATYEVTLTGPNGERTPGEVNMALLRSNGEIDGTVGIARDISDRKRMKQQLVDRKSKIEGLHDVASRLDDCQNREEIYEVTVEAAEDVLNFDLCCVDRGQEGSLVKRTISSTLEADLEGELPVDDGIDGRSDRTQRPSRIDDVQADDNAVASVDGLRSVLSVPIGDHGVFQAVSMEPGAFTSADAELAELLLSHVTDALDRIAFEERLRTERDRFAALFENIPDAVVSVSQLEDGPVVEAVNPAFERVFGYDEADLVGEPLDEIIVPPDRTTEAWTLNRRGSRGEVGEAEVKRRTANGLRDFRLRVVPMEMDGSSDRAFGLYTDITEQKQRQKRLEILNRVLRHDLRNGMNIIDGCAEMLDTSVDDADREYVETIRCRTSELTALAQKTRAVERVLDREEVPSGPIDLVTAVERAVARLEDTSDIEITCSLPERAVARGDEYLEAAVFQILENAVEHNDRPQPSIDVTLCNRPSDGLLTLSIADDGPGIPTEERDLLEGNQEITPLRHASGLGLWLVNWVVTQAGGHLSFTDNEPRGTVVTLEVPRADSAALRSTSGDTAAGDDRSRLEF, from the coding sequence ATGTCCACGAACACCGGACCGAACGCTCGAGTTGTGGTCGTCGGTGCCGATACCGAGATCGGTCTCGAACGCGCCCTCGAGGGAGACGGCGTGACTACCGAGCGGGTTCGGACCATCGCGGCGTGCCTCGAGTCCCTCGCGACTGCCGACTGCGTCGTGATCGAGGGCGCACCCCCCGACGTCGGTCCGGTCGACTGCTGCAGGGCGATCCGGGAGCAGTGTCCCGCGATTCCGATCGTGATCGTTCCCGAGGACGGGAGCGAAGCACTCGCGGGCGCAGTCGTCGCCGCGGGAGCCGACGGCTACGTTCCTCGTTCACAGGTGTCCGACACCCTCCGCTCGCGGCTGGATGCAGTGCTCGAAACCCAGGCAGCGACGGATCAGCCTCGACACGCCGGGCCCGAGGGGGTCGTGACCGATACCACTCCGATGACGTCGGTCGCGGAGCCGTCCAATCGCCTCACGGCCCTCGTCGAACAGTCGCCGCTCGCGATCGTCGAGTGGACCCCCGCCGAGTTCGCCGTTCGAAACTGGAACCCGGCCGCGACGGAGCTGTTTGGCTATACCGCTGCCGAGGCGATCGGCGAGTCCGCCCTCGAGTTGCTCGTCCCCGCGGACGAGCGACGGGCGGTACGCGAGGAGTTGCGGTCGCTCGTCGACGGCGGCCTCACGGACCCGTCCTGGCGTGAGAGCTGTAACGTCCGCAAGGACGACACGACAGTTACCTGCGAATGGTTCGACATCCCGCTGGGCGCAGACGGCGAGATCGAGGGCGTCCTCTCGTTCGGACGGAACGTCACGACCGATCGCAAGCGGGCAAACGCACTCGAGGCGCTCCAGGAGACGACCCAGAAACTCCTGCGAGCCGAATCCGCCGAGGAGATCGGGGATATCGTGTTGACGGCGACCGAGGACGTAATCGATCGCTCGTTCGCCGGCATCCGGCTCTACGACGAGGAGAGTGAGACGCTCGAGGCCACACGCATCACGTCGACGCTCGAGGAATACACCGACAGTATCCCATCGGTCGGCCCCGGAGAGACCGTTTTCTGGGAGGCCTACAGCAATCAGGAACCGACGATCGTCGAGAACGTCCCGATGGACCGCGTTCCGTACGACATCGGGGCGGAAATCGGGACCGCACTCTTCCAACCGCTGGGCGATCACGGGCTGTTTACGGTCGCGGCACCCGGCGATGACACCCTCGACGACACCGAGATCCACCTGATCCACGTCCTCGCGAGGACCGCCGAAGCGGCGCTCGATCGGGCGGCTCGCGAACGCGAACTCGAGCGGACGAAGACCGTCGTCGAGACGGTCGGTGATTACGTCTATCAGCTCGATCTCGACGGCCGGTTCGTCACCATCAACGATACGACGATGGGCGAGATCGACTACGATCGCGACGACCTGCTCGGCGAGCACGTCTCGAAGCTTCTCACGGACGAGAGCGTTGACCGCGGACAGCGACACATTCAGGCGCTCATCGACGGCGAACGACGCATCGCGACCTACGAGGTCACCCTCACGGGACCCAACGGCGAGCGGACGCCGGGGGAGGTCAACATGGCACTGTTGCGGTCCAACGGCGAGATCGATGGGACGGTCGGCATCGCTCGAGACATCAGCGACCGCAAACGGATGAAACAACAGCTCGTCGACAGGAAGTCGAAAATAGAGGGGCTTCACGACGTCGCGTCCCGGCTCGACGACTGTCAGAACCGCGAGGAAATTTACGAAGTAACCGTCGAGGCCGCCGAAGACGTGCTCAACTTCGATCTCTGCTGTGTCGACAGGGGCCAGGAAGGGTCGCTCGTCAAACGGACTATTTCGTCCACTCTCGAGGCGGACCTCGAGGGAGAATTGCCGGTCGACGACGGCATTGACGGGAGATCTGATCGGACACAACGACCCTCCCGGATCGACGACGTCCAGGCGGACGACAACGCGGTGGCCAGCGTCGACGGTCTCAGGTCGGTACTGAGCGTCCCGATCGGCGATCACGGCGTGTTTCAGGCCGTTTCGATGGAGCCGGGCGCGTTCACCTCGGCCGACGCGGAACTGGCGGAGCTCCTGCTCTCCCACGTCACGGACGCACTCGACCGAATCGCGTTCGAAGAGCGGTTGCGAACCGAACGCGATCGCTTCGCGGCGCTGTTCGAGAACATTCCCGATGCCGTCGTCAGCGTCAGCCAGCTCGAAGACGGCCCGGTGGTCGAGGCGGTCAACCCGGCGTTCGAGCGGGTCTTCGGCTACGACGAGGCGGATCTCGTCGGCGAGCCGCTCGACGAGATCATCGTGCCGCCGGACAGGACAACCGAAGCCTGGACGCTCAATCGCCGCGGAAGCCGGGGCGAGGTCGGCGAGGCCGAGGTCAAACGACGGACGGCGAACGGATTGCGCGATTTCAGACTCCGCGTCGTCCCGATGGAGATGGACGGCTCGTCGGACCGTGCGTTCGGACTCTACACCGATATCACCGAGCAGAAACAGCGACAGAAGCGCCTCGAGATCCTCAATCGGGTCCTGCGTCACGACCTGCGCAACGGGATGAACATCATCGACGGCTGTGCGGAGATGCTCGACACGAGCGTCGACGACGCCGACCGCGAGTACGTCGAGACGATCCGCTGCCGGACGAGCGAACTCACCGCACTCGCACAGAAAACCCGTGCCGTCGAGCGCGTCCTCGACCGCGAGGAGGTCCCGAGCGGGCCGATCGACCTCGTCACGGCCGTCGAGCGTGCAGTCGCCCGCCTCGAAGACACCTCCGACATCGAAATCACCTGTTCGCTGCCCGAGCGAGCCGTTGCTCGAGGCGACGAGTACCTGGAAGCGGCCGTCTTTCAGATACTCGAGAACGCCGTCGAACACAACGACCGGCCACAGCCCTCCATCGACGTGACGCTGTGTAACCGGCCGTCCGACGGGCTGTTGACGCTCTCGATCGCCGACGACGGCCCCGGTATCCCTACCGAAGAACGCGACCTCCTCGAGGGCAACCAGGAGATTACGCCGCTCCGCCACGCGAGCGGCCTCGGGCTCTGGCTGGTCAACTGGGTCGTCACGCAGGCAGGTGGTCACCTGTCGTTTACCGACAACGAACCCCGTGGCACCGTCGTCACACTCGAGGTGCCTCGCGCCGATTCAGCAGCCCTCCGGTCCACGTCGGGCGACACGGCTGCGGGGGACGACCGGAGCCGGCTCGAGTTCTAG
- a CDS encoding adenylyltransferase/cytidyltransferase family protein, translated as MTRTVIAQGTFDILHPGHVHYLEEAAAMGDELAVIVARRTNVDHKEAPICPATQRRDVVAALEAVDEALLGHEEDIFVPIEEIDPDVIALGHDQHHDDDAIAAELEARGIDCEVRRASGRESSDDDQLLSTRLIIDRILERRGE; from the coding sequence ATGACGCGGACGGTCATCGCTCAGGGAACGTTCGATATCCTCCACCCCGGCCACGTCCACTACCTCGAGGAGGCCGCCGCGATGGGCGATGAACTCGCCGTCATCGTCGCCCGCAGGACGAACGTCGATCACAAGGAGGCACCGATCTGCCCGGCCACCCAGCGCCGCGACGTCGTCGCCGCGCTCGAGGCCGTCGACGAGGCCCTGCTCGGTCACGAGGAGGACATCTTCGTCCCGATCGAGGAGATCGACCCCGACGTGATCGCGTTGGGCCACGACCAACATCACGACGACGACGCCATCGCGGCCGAACTCGAGGCTCGCGGGATCGACTGTGAGGTACGCCGGGCGAGCGGTCGGGAGTCGAGCGACGACGACCAACTCCTCTCGACGCGGCTGATCATCGATCGGATCCTCGAGCGACGGGGGGAGTGA
- a CDS encoding DHH family phosphoesterase: MTRDSAGEPGADDGDSVVYDLASDCTADDIEHGRPYLAEINGIVDYGVFVDLSDSISGLVHESVLEGTFAVGDELVVELESVRDNGDLAFETVDIDDYTLEEVGHDYSLTGTDRLESNIGDQIHLEGTVTQVKQTGGPTIFHVSDEHGVVPCAAFEEAGVRAYPAIEVGDVVRVTGTPEHREGSVQVEVDGLSKLDGEAAEEARERLEDALDARAEPHDVEPLIDWPAFEKLRPNLEEVAQLLRRTVLEGRPIRVRHHADGDGMCAAVPVQIALQRFIADVHEDADAPRHLIKRLPAKAPFYEMEDATRDLNFALEDREKHGQQLPLLLMLDNGSTAEDVPAYETLAHYDIPIAVVDHHHPDPDAVEDLLDAHVNPYLHGEDYRITTGMLCVELARMIYPDLTDELRHIPAVAGLSDRSKADAMDDYLALADEEGYDEDRLQDVSEALDYAAFWLRYNSGDQLIQDLLQVDSDDEDRHRELVEFFADRGREEVDEQLDAAMAHLEHETLENGAHLYRIDVENYAHRFTYPAPGKTTGEIHDRKIEETGDPVITVGYGPDFAVLRSDGVRLDIPNMVSELEAEIAGGGVSGGGHLVVGSIKFVSGKREEVIDALVEKMAEADIDEALSSAAPIDD; the protein is encoded by the coding sequence ATGACGCGTGACTCCGCCGGGGAACCCGGCGCAGACGACGGGGATTCCGTCGTTTACGATCTCGCTTCCGATTGTACCGCCGACGACATCGAACACGGCCGCCCCTATCTCGCCGAAATCAACGGCATCGTCGACTACGGCGTCTTCGTCGATCTCTCCGACTCCATCTCCGGACTCGTCCACGAATCCGTCCTCGAGGGCACGTTCGCCGTCGGCGACGAACTCGTCGTCGAACTCGAGAGCGTCCGCGACAACGGTGACCTGGCCTTCGAGACTGTCGATATCGATGACTACACCCTCGAGGAGGTCGGCCACGACTACTCGCTGACGGGGACCGACCGCCTCGAGAGCAATATCGGCGATCAGATCCACCTCGAGGGGACGGTCACACAGGTCAAACAGACCGGTGGGCCGACGATCTTCCACGTCTCCGACGAACACGGCGTCGTTCCCTGTGCTGCCTTCGAAGAGGCCGGCGTCCGCGCCTACCCCGCCATCGAGGTCGGCGACGTCGTGCGGGTAACTGGCACGCCGGAACACCGGGAAGGGTCGGTCCAAGTCGAAGTCGACGGCCTCTCGAAACTCGACGGCGAGGCCGCCGAGGAAGCCCGCGAGCGCCTCGAGGACGCCCTCGACGCTCGCGCCGAGCCCCACGACGTCGAGCCCCTGATCGACTGGCCGGCGTTCGAAAAGCTCCGTCCGAACCTCGAGGAAGTCGCGCAACTGCTCCGACGGACCGTCCTCGAGGGCCGACCGATCCGGGTGCGCCACCACGCCGACGGTGACGGAATGTGTGCTGCCGTTCCCGTTCAGATCGCACTCCAGCGGTTCATCGCCGACGTCCACGAGGACGCGGACGCGCCGCGTCACCTCATCAAGCGGCTGCCGGCGAAAGCGCCGTTCTACGAGATGGAAGACGCCACGCGGGACCTCAACTTCGCGCTCGAGGATCGCGAGAAACACGGCCAGCAACTGCCACTCCTGCTCATGCTGGACAACGGTTCGACGGCCGAGGACGTTCCGGCCTACGAGACGCTGGCCCACTACGACATCCCGATCGCGGTCGTCGACCACCACCACCCCGACCCGGATGCGGTCGAGGACCTGCTCGATGCCCACGTCAATCCCTACCTCCACGGCGAGGACTACCGGATCACGACGGGGATGCTTTGCGTCGAACTCGCGCGGATGATCTACCCCGATCTCACCGACGAACTCCGCCACATCCCCGCCGTCGCCGGCCTCTCGGACCGCTCGAAGGCCGACGCGATGGACGACTACCTCGCGCTCGCCGACGAGGAGGGATACGACGAGGACCGTCTCCAGGACGTCAGCGAGGCGCTGGATTACGCCGCCTTCTGGCTGCGCTACAACTCCGGCGACCAACTGATCCAGGACCTGCTGCAGGTCGACAGCGACGACGAGGACAGACACCGCGAACTCGTCGAGTTCTTCGCCGACCGCGGGCGCGAAGAAGTCGACGAGCAACTCGACGCCGCGATGGCCCACCTCGAGCACGAGACGCTCGAGAACGGCGCGCACCTCTACCGGATCGACGTGGAGAACTACGCCCACCGCTTTACCTACCCCGCGCCGGGGAAGACCACGGGCGAGATCCACGACCGGAAGATCGAGGAGACCGGCGATCCGGTCATCACGGTCGGCTACGGCCCGGACTTCGCCGTCCTCCGGAGTGACGGCGTCCGGCTGGACATTCCGAACATGGTCTCGGAACTCGAGGCCGAGATCGCGGGCGGCGGCGTCTCCGGCGGCGGCCACCTCGTCGTCGGTTCGATCAAGTTCGTCTCCGGCAAGCGCGAGGAAGTGATCGACGCCTTGGTCGAGAAGATGGCCGAGGCGGACATCGACGAAGCGCTCTCGAGTGCGGCCCCGATCGACGACTGA
- the purS gene encoding phosphoribosylformylglycinamidine synthase subunit PurS, with protein sequence MTAYTATVTVRLKRGVLDPEAETTKQALERLGFELEELRSADRFEVDLEADSADGARERADEMAERLLANPTIHDYDVEVAER encoded by the coding sequence ATGACCGCCTACACCGCGACGGTGACGGTTCGACTCAAACGGGGCGTACTGGACCCCGAGGCCGAGACCACGAAGCAAGCCCTCGAGCGGCTGGGCTTCGAACTCGAGGAGTTGCGGTCGGCCGATCGCTTCGAGGTCGACCTCGAGGCCGATTCCGCGGACGGCGCACGCGAGCGCGCAGACGAGATGGCCGAACGGCTGCTGGCGAATCCGACCATCCACGACTACGACGTGGAGGTCGCAGAACGGTAG
- a CDS encoding HalOD1 output domain-containing protein: MSNSTPTSLRVVQGVAAHEGVDPMNLEPPLHEVIDTDALDALYRKADASSVRIEFTYRENHVRIDESGHVDVTDATTDCGSSTAVE; the protein is encoded by the coding sequence ATGTCGAACTCGACACCGACCAGTCTCAGGGTCGTACAGGGGGTAGCGGCACACGAAGGGGTCGATCCGATGAATCTCGAGCCGCCGCTACACGAGGTGATCGATACCGACGCGCTCGATGCCCTGTATCGTAAGGCGGACGCCTCGAGCGTGAGGATCGAATTCACGTATCGTGAGAACCACGTCCGGATCGACGAGTCGGGACACGTCGACGTGACGGACGCGACCACGGACTGCGGTAGTTCGACCGCAGTCGAGTGA
- a CDS encoding archaeosine biosynthesis radical SAM protein RaSEA — MSKPSPDVYEQGKGMDAHNQVMREIRSRKEASYDPHEPTRVWLDEDNTPGGVKSSLTIILNTGGCRWARAGGCTMCGYVAESVDGGSVSHDALMDQIDVCLSHEADNADDPADLIKIYTSGSFLDEREVGAESRRAIADTFADRERIVVESLPDFVDREKIADFTQHGIDTDVAIGLETATDRVRHDCVNKYFDFADFEAACTEAAAADEEAGEDVEAGIKAYLLMKPPFLTESEAVADMISSIERCADVEGCHTVSMNPCNVQRYTMVDDLYFNDGYRPPWLWSVAHVLEATAAVDAIVVSDPVGHGSDRGPHNCQECDDRVQKAIKDFDLRQDPTVFEQVSCECELTWETVIERERSFNQPLTR; from the coding sequence ATGAGCAAACCGAGCCCGGACGTCTACGAGCAGGGCAAGGGCATGGACGCCCACAATCAGGTGATGCGCGAGATCCGTTCGCGCAAGGAGGCCAGCTACGATCCCCACGAGCCTACCCGAGTCTGGCTCGACGAGGACAACACCCCCGGCGGCGTCAAATCGAGCCTGACGATCATCCTGAACACCGGCGGCTGTCGGTGGGCCCGCGCCGGCGGCTGTACGATGTGTGGCTACGTCGCGGAAAGCGTCGACGGCGGCTCCGTCTCCCACGACGCCCTGATGGACCAGATCGACGTCTGTCTCTCCCACGAAGCCGACAATGCCGACGATCCCGCCGACCTCATCAAGATCTACACCTCCGGCTCCTTCCTCGACGAGCGCGAGGTCGGCGCGGAATCCAGACGAGCGATCGCCGACACGTTCGCCGACCGCGAGCGCATCGTCGTCGAGTCGCTGCCCGACTTCGTCGATCGCGAAAAGATCGCCGACTTCACCCAGCACGGCATCGACACGGACGTCGCGATCGGCCTCGAGACGGCCACCGATCGGGTCCGCCACGACTGCGTGAACAAGTACTTCGACTTCGCGGACTTCGAGGCCGCCTGCACGGAAGCCGCGGCTGCCGACGAGGAGGCAGGTGAGGACGTCGAGGCCGGCATCAAGGCCTACCTGCTGATGAAACCGCCCTTCCTCACCGAGTCCGAAGCCGTCGCGGACATGATCTCGTCGATCGAGCGCTGTGCCGACGTCGAGGGCTGTCACACCGTCTCGATGAACCCCTGTAACGTCCAGCGCTACACCATGGTCGACGACCTCTACTTCAACGATGGCTACCGACCGCCGTGGCTGTGGTCGGTCGCACACGTGCTCGAGGCGACGGCGGCCGTCGACGCCATCGTCGTCTCGGATCCGGTCGGGCACGGCTCCGATCGGGGCCCGCACAACTGCCAGGAGTGTGACGACCGCGTCCAGAAGGCGATCAAGGACTTCGACCTCCGACAGGATCCGACGGTCTTCGAGCAGGTTTCCTGTGAGTGTGAGCTGACCTGGGAGACGGTCATCGAGCGCGAGCGAAGCTTCAACCAGCCCCTGACGCGATAG
- a CDS encoding Mov34/MPN/PAD-1 family protein, translating into MGLFDALFRSSEILGIAEETLEFALESSEETHPNEYMGFLRGTEADRLGLDREGLVITDILVVPGTESNSVSATVKTNQIPNDVKALGSIHSHPNGVIRPSNADLDTFGRGSVHVIIGAPYRRTDWKAFDSQGKPTQLNVIDVDLPDTDDFFDFTQADIDEELRR; encoded by the coding sequence ATGGGGCTGTTCGACGCGCTGTTTCGCTCGAGCGAGATCCTCGGCATCGCCGAGGAGACCCTCGAGTTCGCCCTCGAGTCCTCCGAGGAGACCCATCCCAACGAGTACATGGGGTTTCTCCGGGGGACCGAGGCCGATCGCCTGGGACTGGACCGGGAGGGCCTGGTCATCACGGACATCCTCGTGGTGCCCGGCACGGAGTCCAACAGCGTCAGCGCGACCGTCAAGACGAACCAGATTCCAAACGACGTGAAGGCGCTGGGGAGCATTCACTCCCATCCCAACGGCGTCATCCGCCCGAGCAACGCCGACCTGGACACGTTCGGCCGCGGGAGCGTCCACGTCATCATCGGTGCGCCCTACCGCCGGACCGACTGGAAGGCGTTCGATTCGCAGGGCAAGCCGACCCAACTGAACGTGATCGACGTCGACCTGCCCGACACCGACGACTTCTTCGATTTCACGCAAGCGGATATCGACGAGGAACTGCGCCGATGA
- a CDS encoding A/G-specific adenine glycosylase, producing MSDAEPSAEEWSLPDDRPAVREALIAWYEDDHREFPWRRTDDPYEILVSEVMSQQTQLGRVVEAWEEFLERWPTTADLADADRADVVGFWTAHSLGYNNRAKYLHEAARQVQGEYGGDFPDTPAELQELMGVGPYTANAVASFAFNNGDAVVDTNVKRVLYRAFDVPDDDAAFEDAASDLMPEDRSRVWNNAIMELGGVACEQTPRCDEAGCPWREWCHAYASGDFTAPDVPTQPSFEGSRRQFRGRVIGTLREYEELEIDTLGHRIRVDYAPGGQYGRDWLTGLLSDLESDGLVELDRDGSDGPVARLQR from the coding sequence ATGAGTGATGCCGAGCCATCGGCCGAGGAGTGGTCGTTGCCCGACGACCGGCCGGCCGTCCGCGAGGCGCTGATCGCGTGGTACGAGGACGACCACCGCGAGTTCCCGTGGCGACGGACCGACGACCCCTACGAAATCCTCGTCAGCGAAGTGATGAGCCAGCAGACCCAGCTCGGCCGCGTGGTCGAGGCCTGGGAGGAGTTCCTCGAGCGGTGGCCGACCACCGCCGACCTCGCCGACGCCGACCGCGCCGACGTCGTGGGGTTCTGGACGGCCCACAGTCTGGGGTACAACAACCGGGCGAAGTATCTCCACGAGGCGGCCCGACAGGTTCAGGGGGAGTACGGTGGCGACTTCCCCGACACGCCCGCGGAACTCCAGGAACTGATGGGTGTCGGCCCGTACACGGCCAACGCGGTGGCGAGTTTCGCGTTCAATAACGGCGACGCCGTCGTCGACACGAACGTCAAGCGAGTGCTCTATCGGGCGTTCGACGTTCCCGACGACGACGCGGCCTTCGAGGACGCCGCGAGCGACCTCATGCCCGAGGATCGCTCGCGAGTCTGGAACAACGCGATCATGGAACTGGGCGGCGTCGCCTGCGAGCAGACCCCACGGTGTGACGAGGCCGGCTGTCCCTGGCGCGAGTGGTGTCACGCCTACGCCAGCGGCGACTTCACCGCTCCCGACGTGCCGACCCAACCGAGTTTCGAGGGGAGTCGCCGGCAGTTCCGCGGTCGCGTGATCGGGACGCTCCGGGAGTACGAGGAACTCGAGATCGACACCTTAGGTCACCGGATCCGCGTCGACTACGCGCCCGGAGGCCAGTACGGCCGTGACTGGCTCACGGGCTTACTGTCCGACCTCGAGTCGGATGGGCTGGTCGAACTCGACCGCGATGGCAGCGACGGCCCCGTCGCGCGGTTACAGCGCTAG
- the purQ gene encoding phosphoribosylformylglycinamidine synthase I, which translates to MTVSIIRFGGSNCDRDAKRALDYLDIDAEIVWHEDGLPEETTGIVIPGGFSYGDYLRAGAMAARSPIMADVREAAAAGVPVLGICNGAQIGCESGLTEGAFTTNESARFQCEHVHLRVERNDTPWTAAYDEGEVIDVPIAHGEGRYEIDDDRLATLEDENRVLFRYCEEDGTTSPDANPNGSKHDIAGVLGDRESVAVLMPHPERVTLPDIGPTDGQGILRGFASPRNGV; encoded by the coding sequence ATGACGGTTTCGATCATCCGCTTTGGCGGCTCGAACTGCGATCGCGACGCGAAACGGGCACTCGACTATCTGGATATCGACGCCGAGATCGTCTGGCACGAGGACGGACTGCCCGAGGAGACGACGGGTATCGTCATCCCAGGTGGCTTTTCCTACGGCGACTACCTCCGGGCGGGGGCGATGGCGGCCCGCTCACCGATCATGGCCGACGTTCGCGAGGCCGCGGCCGCGGGCGTTCCGGTTCTGGGCATCTGTAACGGCGCACAGATCGGCTGTGAGTCCGGCCTGACCGAGGGTGCGTTCACGACCAACGAGAGCGCCCGGTTCCAGTGTGAACACGTCCATCTGCGCGTCGAGCGTAACGATACGCCCTGGACCGCCGCCTACGACGAGGGCGAAGTCATCGACGTCCCGATCGCCCACGGCGAGGGCCGCTACGAGATCGACGACGACCGGTTGGCAACTCTCGAGGACGAGAATCGCGTGCTCTTCCGGTACTGCGAGGAAGACGGGACGACGAGTCCCGACGCGAATCCGAATGGTTCCAAACACGATATCGCCGGCGTCCTCGGCGACCGCGAGTCCGTCGCAGTGTTGATGCCCCATCCCGAACGGGTAACCCTCCCCGACATCGGTCCGACGGACGGACAGGGTATCCTCCGGGGATTCGCGTCGCCGAGAAACGGCGTCTAG